A region of Mugil cephalus isolate CIBA_MC_2020 chromosome 3, CIBA_Mcephalus_1.1, whole genome shotgun sequence DNA encodes the following proteins:
- the tjp1a gene encoding tight junction protein ZO-1 isoform X7: protein MKYQKYITVMQMAMGVTASNKDCLPVKRQLWVTPPDGDTSPSGAPGTSDGPLGATGGAGAMAMPATSTLSLPMSQGKPSLRRIKGRIHRSKSLDSIDLLDSNSAAMEETVIWEQHTVTLHRAPGFGFGIAISGGRDNPHFQSGETSIVISDVLKGGPAEGLLQENDRVVMVNAVSMDNVEHAYAVQQLRKSGKNAKITIRRKRKVQIPVSRPGDRETMSEHEEEDSDEEDGYDPHTARGGQSAYGGASGGTGTGRRQDRERSNSGRRDHSASRERSVSPRSDRRSQASSAPPRPSKVTLVKSRKNEEYGLRLASHIFVKDISPESLAARDGNIQEGDVVLKINGTVTENLSLIDAKKLIERSKGKLKMVVQRDERATLLNIPDLDDSIPSANNSDRDDISEIHSLTSDHSNRSHGRGRSRSPDRPETSDHLRHSPRQISNGSHRSRDEERVSKPAMSTPVKSSDDGVLSQASDQASSRDDKQLPPLPEPKPVYAQPGQPDVDLPVSPSDAPVPSAAHDDSILRPSMKLVKFKKGESVGLRLAGGNDVGIFVAGVLEDSPAAKEGLEEGDQILRVNNVDFANIIREEAVLFLLDLPRGEEVTILAQKKKDVYRRIVESDVGDSFYIRTHFEYEKESPYGLSFNKGEVFRVVDTLYNGKLGSWLAIRIGKNHQEVERGIIPNKNRAEQLSSVQYTLPKTPGGDRADFWRFRGLRSSKRNLRKSREDLSAQPVQTKFPAYERVVLREAGFLRPVVIFGPIADVAREKLAREEPDIFELAKSEPRDAGTDQKSSGIIRLHTIKQIIDRDKHAVLDITPNAVDRLNYAQWYPIVVFLNPDTKQGVKNMRTRLCPESRKSARKLYDRALKLRKNNHHLFTTTINLNSMNDGWFGGLKEMIQQQQNQLVWVSEGKADGATDDDLDIHDDRLSYLSAPGSEYSMYSTDSRHTSDYEDTDTEGGAYTDQELDETLNDDVGPPTEPAITRSSEPVREDPPVIQEPPGYAGYQHTVQPDPLNRIDPAGFKAPAPQQKAEAAAIPSISQQPDPLTETMPPAVDVTVKTVGALSPDVAPAAPYSHPSPIPEAGSLRRPTPELAPQSISPEPLHPGLASSEPKMFQKDPYSADNTGRVGHTVKPPTYSHQQGYQPDQQPYRDYDHPPNRYDVSSSGVSSGGGYPEPKYRNYDSNPPYENSVPHFDQQWNPYNQSLSTANSQPYDPRLPYGDGPDSQYPPPLRYDEPPPHQPFDGRPRYGKPTGPGPVRYDDPPPPAPVSDLHYDPDTHLNSYPPAARSPEPAPPRFAYNQGPTTQQKGYKPQQYDSTPLNSETSPTPPPKAEAPSPSPADVPKLAPARDDQQEDDPAMRPQSVLTRVKMFENKRSVSVDRARDAADPPGSKAADLPLKAGGVIPKANSLSNLDQEKTFRAPEPQSKVADDIVRSNHYDPDEDEDYYRKQLSYFDKLQTGPTKPQAQTTHSYPRMESVEKPSPVEKKYEPVPQVTPSLPPATLPKPSTEAKPPAREDTVQTNFLPHKSFPEKAPVNGTSEQPPKTGAPPTSSYNRYVPKPYTTSARPFARMFDSPKFNHNLLPNDKPEIAPKGRSSSPVKPPPQPQNADHDSGLDTFTRTMDHRPKYQHNNVNAVPKAIPVSPSALEDDDDEDEGHTVVATARGIFNSNGGVLSSIETGVSIIIPQGAIPEGVEQEIYFKVCRDNSILPPLDKEKGETLLSPLVMCGPHGLKFLKPVELRLPHCDPKSWQNKSLPGDPNYLVGANCVSVLIDHF, encoded by the exons AGTGCAGCAATGGAGGAAACGGTCATATGGGAACAGCACACAGTGACCCTTCACAGG GCCCCAGGATTTGGGTTTGGCATCGCCATCTCAGGTGGACGAGACAACCCTCATTTCCAGAGCGGAGAGACATCCATTGTGATTTCTGATGTGTTGAAAGGAGGCCCCGCAGAGGGTCTGCTACA AGAAAATGATCGAGTAGTGATGGTCAATGCAGTCTCTATGGACAATGTAGAGCATGCCTATGCTGTTCAGCAACTTCGCAAGAGTGGCAAAAATGCAAAGATA ACCATTCGCAGGAAAAGGAAAGTACAAATCCCAGTCTCACGgccaggagacagagagactaTGTCGGAGCACGAGGAGGAAGACAGTGATGAGGAAGATGGTTACGATCCCCACACCGCTCGTGGTGGCCAAAGTGCCTACGGAGGAGCGAGCGGAGGCACAGGCACAGGCAGGCGTCAAGATCGTGAGCGTAGCAACAGTGGGAGGAGGGATCACAGTGCCTCACGGGAGAGAAGCGTGTCGCCGCGCTCTGATCGTAGATCACAAGCCTCTTCTGCTCCACCCAGGCCTTCCAAGGTCACCCTTGTAAAGTCTCGGAAAAATGAAG AATATGGATTGCGACTGGCCAGCCACATCTTTGTGAAAGACATCTCTCCAGAGAGCCTCGCTGCCAGAGATGGAAACATCCAGGAGGGAGATGTTGTTCTTAAG ATCAATGGCACAGTTACAGAGAACCTATCACTGATAGATGCCAAGAAACTGATTGAAAGGTCAAAGGGCAAGCTGAAGATGGTGGTGCAGAGAGATGAGCGAGCCACGCTGCTCAACATTCCTGACCTTGATGACAGCATCCCATCAGCCAATAACTCCGACAGAGACG ACATTTCAGAAatacattcactgacatcagaCCATTCCAATCGGTCCCATGGGCGAGGTCGATCACGTTCACCTGACAGGCCTGAGACATCGGACCATCTCCGTCACTCTCCTCGGCAGATCAGCAACGGCAG tcatCGGAGTCGAGATGAGGAACGCGTATCCAAACCAGCCATGTCCACACCGGTCAAAAGCTCTGATGATGGTGTCTTGTCTCAGGCCAGCGACCAGGCCAGCTCCAGAGATGACAAACAGTTACCTCCACTGCctg AACCAAAGCCAGTGTATGCACAGCCTGGTCAGCCTGACGTGGATCTTCCTGTCAGCCCGTCAGACGCCCCTGTACCAAGTGCTGCTCATGATGACAGCATTCTCAG gccAAGTATGAAGCTGGTCAAGTTCAAGAAGGGAGAGAGTGTCGGCCTGCGGTTAGCTGGAGGGAACGACGTGGGAATTTTTGTGGCAGGAGTTTTGGAAGACAGTCCTGCAGCCAAGGAGGGGCTGGAGGAGGGGGACCAGATTCTCAGG GTGAACAATGTGGACTTTGCTAATATCATCCGGGAGGAGGCTGTGCTGTTTCTGCTGGATCTCCCAAGAGGAGAAGAGGTTACTATTCTGGCCCAGAAGAAAAAGGATG TGTATCGGAGGATAGTGGAATCAGACGTGGGTGACTCCTTCTACATTCGGACGCATTTTGAATATGAAAAGGAGTCGCCGTATGGGCTGAGCTTCAACAAAGGCGAGGTATTCCGCGTGGTGGATACACTCTACAATGGCAAATTAGGCTCCTGGCTCGCTATCCGTATCGGCAAGAACCACCAGGAGGTGGAAAGGGGCATCATCCCTAACAAGAACAG AGCGGAGCAGCTTTCCAGTGTGCAGTACACCCTCCCTAAAACACCAGGGGGTGACCGAGCAGACTTCTGGAGATTCAGAGGACTGCGAAGTTCTAAGAGGAATTTGCGGAAAAGCAGGGAAGACCTGTCAGCCCAGCCGGTTCAGACCAAGTTCCCTGCCTATGAGAGAGTAGTGCTGAGGGAAG CTGGGTTCCTGAGGCCTGTAGTTATCTTTGGACCAATAGCAGATGTGGCCAGAGAGAAACTGGCCAGGGAGGAGCCAGACATTTTTGAACTAGCAA AGAGTGAACCCAGGGATGCTGGAACCGACCAGAAAAGCTCTGGCATCATTCGCCTGCACACGATTAAACAGATCATTGACAGA GACAAGCATGCTGTGCTGGACATCACCCCCAATGCAGTGGACCGTCTGAACTACGCTCAGTGGTATCCCATCGTGGTGTTTCTCAACCCAGACACCAAGCAAGGCGTCAAGAACATGAGGACCCGGCTCTGCCCTGAGTCCAGGAAGAGTGCCAGAAAGCTTTATGACCGAGCCCTCAAATTAAGGAAAAACAACCACCACCTTTTCACCA caaCGATTAACTTGAACAGCATGAATGATGGCTGGTTTGGAGGACTGAAGGAGATGATCCAGCAGCAACAGAACCAGCTGGTGTGGGTTTCAGAGGGCAAG GCTGATGGGGCAACTGATGATGACCTGGATATCCACGACGACCGCCTTTCCTACCTGTCGGCGCCAGGCAGTGAGTATTCCATGTACAGCACCGACAGCCGGCACACCTCCGACTACGAGGACACTGACACAGAGGGCGGAGCCTACACCGACCAGGAGCTGGACGAAACGCTGAATGATGATGTGGGCCCGCCCACGGAGCCCGCCATCACCCGCTCCTCGGAGCCCGTCCGCGAGGACCCGCCTGTCATCCAGGAGCCCCCGGGCTATGCTGGCTACCAGCACACAGTGCAGCCGGACCCCCTGAACCGCATCGACCCAGCTGGGTTCAAGGCACCAGCGCCGCAGCAG AAAGCAGAGGCCGCTGCCATCCCTAGCATCTCCCAGCAGCCTGATCCCCTGACTGAGACAATGCCCCCTGCTGTCGACGTTACTGTAAAAACTGTAGGGGCTCTGAGCCCTGATGTGGCTCCTGCAGCTCCCTACAGCCACCCAAGCCCCATCCCAGAGGCTGGCTCACTTAGGAGGCCAACCCCTGAGCTGGCCCCTCAGAGCATCTCGCCAGAACCTCTGCATCCTGGACTGGCCAGTTCAGAACCAAAG ATGTTTCAGAAGGATCCATACAGCGCAGACAACACAGGGAGAGTTGGTCACACCGTGAAGCCGCCGACTTACAGCCATCAGCAGGGGTATCAGCCTGACCAGCAGCCATACAGAGATTACGACCACCCACCCAATCGGTATGATGTCAGCAGCAGTGGAGTCAGCAGTGGAGGTGGTTACCCAGAGCCAAAGTACCGTAACTATGACTCTAACCCGCCGTACGAGAACAGTGTGCCTCACTTCGACCAGCAATGGAACCCCTACAACCAGTCACTCTCTACTGCCAATTCCCAACCCTACGATCCCCGTTTGCCATATGGTGATGGCCCCGATTCCCAGTACCCACCTCCACTGCGCTACGATGAGCCGCCACCACATCAGCCATTCGACGGGCGGCCTCGTTACGGTAAACCCACAGGTCCTGGACCTGTTCGTTACGATGACCCGCCACCTCCCGCTCCGGTGTCTGATCTGCACTACGACCCAGATACTCACCTGAACTCGTACCCACCAGCTGCCCGCTCCCCAGAGCCCGCTCCCCCGCGGTTTGCCTACAACCAGGGACCAACGACACAACAGAAAGGCTACAAACCTCAGCAGTATGACTCTACTCCTCTGAACTCTGAAACCAGCCCCACACCTCCTCCTAAGGCAGAAGCCCCCTCGCCCTCCCCTGCTGACGTTCCGAAACTTGCACCCGCCAGAGATGACCAACAGGAGGATGATCCTGCCATGCGGCCGCAGTCAGTCCTAACACGGGTCAAGATGTTTGAGAACAAACGCTCCGTGTCCGTGGACCGCGCCAGAGATGCAGCAGATCCACCTGGAAGCAAG gCAGCCGATTTACCCTTGAAAGCAGGTGGAGTCATCCCTAAGGCGAATTCTCTGAGTAACCTGGATCAAGAAAAGACTTTTAG AGCTCCAGAGCCACAGTCCAAGGTGGCTGACGACATCGTGCGCTCCAACCATTATGACCCTGATGAGGATGAGGACTACTACAGGAAACAGTTGTCTTATTTTGACAAACTTCAGACCGGCCCCACCAAACCACAAGCACAAACAACGCACAGCTACCCCAG GATGGAGTCAGTAGAGAAACCAAGTCCAGTGGAGAAAAAATATGAACCAGTTCCCCAGGTGACACCGTCTCTGCCACCAGCCACACTGCCCAAACCCTCAACTGAAG cCAAGCCTCCTGCCCGAGAAGACACtgtccagaccaactttctgcctcACAAGAGTTTTCCTGAGAAGGCTCCAGTTAATGGCACAAGTGAACAGCCTCCAAAGACCGGGGCTCCACCTACATCCAGCTACAACCGCTACGTGCCCAAGCCCTACACCACCTCTGCCAGGCCTTTTGCACGGATGTTTGACAGTCCAAAATTCAACCACAACCTTCTTCCCAATGACAAGCCGGAGATTGCTCCAAAG GGTCGGAGCTCTAGTCCAGTGAAGCCTCCCCCGCAGCCCCAGAACGCAGACCACGACAGTGGCCTGGACACTTTCACACGCACTATGGACCACAGACCCAAATATCAGCACAACAATGTCAACGCTGTGCCTAAGGCCATCCCTGTGAG CCCCAGTGCCctggaggatgatgatgatgaagatgagggCCACACAGTGGTCGCAACAGCTCGTGGTATCTTCAACAGCAACGGTGGCGTTCTGAGCTCCATTGAAACTGGTGTCAGCATAATTATCCCGCAGGGCGCCATCCCTGAAGGTGTGGAGCAGGAGATCTACTTTAAGGTCTGTCGAGACAACAGCATCCTGCCACCGCTGGACAAGGAGAAAG GAGAGACTCTGCTCAGCCCACTGGTGATGTGTGGACCTCATGGCCTCAAGTTTTTGAAGCCTGTGGAGCTACGCTTACCTCACT GTGACCCAAAAAGCTGGCAGAACAAGTCTCTCCCCGGAGATCCCAACTACCTGGTGGGAGccaactgtgtgtctgtgctcatTGACCACTTTTAA
- the tjp1a gene encoding tight junction protein ZO-1 isoform X2 yields the protein MKYQKYITVMQMAMGVTASNKDCLPVKRQLWVTPPDGDTSPSGAPGTSDGPLGATGGAGAMAMPATSTLSLPMSQGKPSLRRIKGRIHRSKSLDSIDLLDSNSAAMEETVIWEQHTVTLHRAPGFGFGIAISGGRDNPHFQSGETSIVISDVLKGGPAEGLLQENDRVVMVNAVSMDNVEHAYAVQQLRKSGKNAKITIRRKRKVQIPVSRPGDRETMSEHEEEDSDEEDGYDPHTARGGQSAYGGASGGTGTGRRQDRERSNSGRRDHSASRERSVSPRSDRRSQASSAPPRPSKVTLVKSRKNEEYGLRLASHIFVKDISPESLAARDGNIQEGDVVLKINGTVTENLSLIDAKKLIERSKGKLKMVVQRDERATLLNIPDLDDSIPSANNSDRDDISEIHSLTSDHSNRSHGRGRSRSPDRPETSDHLRHSPRQISNGSHRSRDEERVSKPAMSTPVKSSDDGVLSQASDQASSRDDKQLPPLPEPKPVYAQPGQPDVDLPVSPSDAPVPSAAHDDSILRPSMKLVKFKKGESVGLRLAGGNDVGIFVAGVLEDSPAAKEGLEEGDQILRVNNVDFANIIREEAVLFLLDLPRGEEVTILAQKKKDVYRRIVESDVGDSFYIRTHFEYEKESPYGLSFNKGEVFRVVDTLYNGKLGSWLAIRIGKNHQEVERGIIPNKNRAEQLSSVQYTLPKTPGGDRADFWRFRGLRSSKRNLRKSREDLSAQPVQTKFPAYERVVLREAGFLRPVVIFGPIADVAREKLAREEPDIFELAKSEPRDAGTDQKSSGIIRLHTIKQIIDRDKHAVLDITPNAVDRLNYAQWYPIVVFLNPDTKQGVKNMRTRLCPESRKSARKLYDRALKLRKNNHHLFTTTINLNSMNDGWFGGLKEMIQQQQNQLVWVSEGKADGATDDDLDIHDDRLSYLSAPGSEYSMYSTDSRHTSDYEDTDTEGGAYTDQELDETLNDDVGPPTEPAITRSSEPVREDPPVIQEPPGYAGYQHTVQPDPLNRIDPAGFKAPAPQQKAEAAAIPSISQQPDPLTETMPPAVDVTVKTVGALSPDVAPAAPYSHPSPIPEAGSLRRPTPELAPQSISPEPLHPGLASSEPKMFQKDPYSADNTGRVGHTVKPPTYSHQQGYQPDQQPYRDYDHPPNRYDVSSSGVSSGGGYPEPKYRNYDSNPPYENSVPHFDQQWNPYNQSLSTANSQPYDPRLPYGDGPDSQYPPPLRYDEPPPHQPFDGRPRYGKPTGPGPVRYDDPPPPAPVSDLHYDPDTHLNSYPPAARSPEPAPPRFAYNQGPTTQQKGYKPQQYDSTPLNSETSPTPPPKAEAPSPSPADVPKLAPARDDQQEDDPAMRPQSVLTRVKMFENKRSVSVDRARDAADPPGSKAADLPLKAGGVIPKANSLSNLDQEKTFRAPEPQSKVADDIVRSNHYDPDEDEDYYRKQLSYFDKLQTGPTKPQAQTTHSYPRMESVEKPSPVEKKYEPVPQVTPSLPPATLPKPSTEAKPPAREDTVQTNFLPHKSFPEKAPVNGTSEQPPKTGAPPTSSYNRYVPKPYTTSARPFARMFDSPKFNHNLLPNDKPEIAPKGRSSSPVKPPPQPQNADHDSGLDTFTRTMDHRPKYQHNNVNAVPKAIPVSPSALEDDDDEDEGHTVVATARGIFNSNGGVLSSIETGVSIIIPQGAIPEGVEQEIYFKVCRDNSILPPLDKEKGETLLSPLVMCGPHGLKFLKPVELRLPHCASMTPDGWSFALKSSDSSSGDPKSWQNKSLPGDPNYLVGANCVSVLIDHF from the exons AGTGCAGCAATGGAGGAAACGGTCATATGGGAACAGCACACAGTGACCCTTCACAGG GCCCCAGGATTTGGGTTTGGCATCGCCATCTCAGGTGGACGAGACAACCCTCATTTCCAGAGCGGAGAGACATCCATTGTGATTTCTGATGTGTTGAAAGGAGGCCCCGCAGAGGGTCTGCTACA AGAAAATGATCGAGTAGTGATGGTCAATGCAGTCTCTATGGACAATGTAGAGCATGCCTATGCTGTTCAGCAACTTCGCAAGAGTGGCAAAAATGCAAAGATA ACCATTCGCAGGAAAAGGAAAGTACAAATCCCAGTCTCACGgccaggagacagagagactaTGTCGGAGCACGAGGAGGAAGACAGTGATGAGGAAGATGGTTACGATCCCCACACCGCTCGTGGTGGCCAAAGTGCCTACGGAGGAGCGAGCGGAGGCACAGGCACAGGCAGGCGTCAAGATCGTGAGCGTAGCAACAGTGGGAGGAGGGATCACAGTGCCTCACGGGAGAGAAGCGTGTCGCCGCGCTCTGATCGTAGATCACAAGCCTCTTCTGCTCCACCCAGGCCTTCCAAGGTCACCCTTGTAAAGTCTCGGAAAAATGAAG AATATGGATTGCGACTGGCCAGCCACATCTTTGTGAAAGACATCTCTCCAGAGAGCCTCGCTGCCAGAGATGGAAACATCCAGGAGGGAGATGTTGTTCTTAAG ATCAATGGCACAGTTACAGAGAACCTATCACTGATAGATGCCAAGAAACTGATTGAAAGGTCAAAGGGCAAGCTGAAGATGGTGGTGCAGAGAGATGAGCGAGCCACGCTGCTCAACATTCCTGACCTTGATGACAGCATCCCATCAGCCAATAACTCCGACAGAGACG ACATTTCAGAAatacattcactgacatcagaCCATTCCAATCGGTCCCATGGGCGAGGTCGATCACGTTCACCTGACAGGCCTGAGACATCGGACCATCTCCGTCACTCTCCTCGGCAGATCAGCAACGGCAG tcatCGGAGTCGAGATGAGGAACGCGTATCCAAACCAGCCATGTCCACACCGGTCAAAAGCTCTGATGATGGTGTCTTGTCTCAGGCCAGCGACCAGGCCAGCTCCAGAGATGACAAACAGTTACCTCCACTGCctg AACCAAAGCCAGTGTATGCACAGCCTGGTCAGCCTGACGTGGATCTTCCTGTCAGCCCGTCAGACGCCCCTGTACCAAGTGCTGCTCATGATGACAGCATTCTCAG gccAAGTATGAAGCTGGTCAAGTTCAAGAAGGGAGAGAGTGTCGGCCTGCGGTTAGCTGGAGGGAACGACGTGGGAATTTTTGTGGCAGGAGTTTTGGAAGACAGTCCTGCAGCCAAGGAGGGGCTGGAGGAGGGGGACCAGATTCTCAGG GTGAACAATGTGGACTTTGCTAATATCATCCGGGAGGAGGCTGTGCTGTTTCTGCTGGATCTCCCAAGAGGAGAAGAGGTTACTATTCTGGCCCAGAAGAAAAAGGATG TGTATCGGAGGATAGTGGAATCAGACGTGGGTGACTCCTTCTACATTCGGACGCATTTTGAATATGAAAAGGAGTCGCCGTATGGGCTGAGCTTCAACAAAGGCGAGGTATTCCGCGTGGTGGATACACTCTACAATGGCAAATTAGGCTCCTGGCTCGCTATCCGTATCGGCAAGAACCACCAGGAGGTGGAAAGGGGCATCATCCCTAACAAGAACAG AGCGGAGCAGCTTTCCAGTGTGCAGTACACCCTCCCTAAAACACCAGGGGGTGACCGAGCAGACTTCTGGAGATTCAGAGGACTGCGAAGTTCTAAGAGGAATTTGCGGAAAAGCAGGGAAGACCTGTCAGCCCAGCCGGTTCAGACCAAGTTCCCTGCCTATGAGAGAGTAGTGCTGAGGGAAG CTGGGTTCCTGAGGCCTGTAGTTATCTTTGGACCAATAGCAGATGTGGCCAGAGAGAAACTGGCCAGGGAGGAGCCAGACATTTTTGAACTAGCAA AGAGTGAACCCAGGGATGCTGGAACCGACCAGAAAAGCTCTGGCATCATTCGCCTGCACACGATTAAACAGATCATTGACAGA GACAAGCATGCTGTGCTGGACATCACCCCCAATGCAGTGGACCGTCTGAACTACGCTCAGTGGTATCCCATCGTGGTGTTTCTCAACCCAGACACCAAGCAAGGCGTCAAGAACATGAGGACCCGGCTCTGCCCTGAGTCCAGGAAGAGTGCCAGAAAGCTTTATGACCGAGCCCTCAAATTAAGGAAAAACAACCACCACCTTTTCACCA caaCGATTAACTTGAACAGCATGAATGATGGCTGGTTTGGAGGACTGAAGGAGATGATCCAGCAGCAACAGAACCAGCTGGTGTGGGTTTCAGAGGGCAAG GCTGATGGGGCAACTGATGATGACCTGGATATCCACGACGACCGCCTTTCCTACCTGTCGGCGCCAGGCAGTGAGTATTCCATGTACAGCACCGACAGCCGGCACACCTCCGACTACGAGGACACTGACACAGAGGGCGGAGCCTACACCGACCAGGAGCTGGACGAAACGCTGAATGATGATGTGGGCCCGCCCACGGAGCCCGCCATCACCCGCTCCTCGGAGCCCGTCCGCGAGGACCCGCCTGTCATCCAGGAGCCCCCGGGCTATGCTGGCTACCAGCACACAGTGCAGCCGGACCCCCTGAACCGCATCGACCCAGCTGGGTTCAAGGCACCAGCGCCGCAGCAG AAAGCAGAGGCCGCTGCCATCCCTAGCATCTCCCAGCAGCCTGATCCCCTGACTGAGACAATGCCCCCTGCTGTCGACGTTACTGTAAAAACTGTAGGGGCTCTGAGCCCTGATGTGGCTCCTGCAGCTCCCTACAGCCACCCAAGCCCCATCCCAGAGGCTGGCTCACTTAGGAGGCCAACCCCTGAGCTGGCCCCTCAGAGCATCTCGCCAGAACCTCTGCATCCTGGACTGGCCAGTTCAGAACCAAAG ATGTTTCAGAAGGATCCATACAGCGCAGACAACACAGGGAGAGTTGGTCACACCGTGAAGCCGCCGACTTACAGCCATCAGCAGGGGTATCAGCCTGACCAGCAGCCATACAGAGATTACGACCACCCACCCAATCGGTATGATGTCAGCAGCAGTGGAGTCAGCAGTGGAGGTGGTTACCCAGAGCCAAAGTACCGTAACTATGACTCTAACCCGCCGTACGAGAACAGTGTGCCTCACTTCGACCAGCAATGGAACCCCTACAACCAGTCACTCTCTACTGCCAATTCCCAACCCTACGATCCCCGTTTGCCATATGGTGATGGCCCCGATTCCCAGTACCCACCTCCACTGCGCTACGATGAGCCGCCACCACATCAGCCATTCGACGGGCGGCCTCGTTACGGTAAACCCACAGGTCCTGGACCTGTTCGTTACGATGACCCGCCACCTCCCGCTCCGGTGTCTGATCTGCACTACGACCCAGATACTCACCTGAACTCGTACCCACCAGCTGCCCGCTCCCCAGAGCCCGCTCCCCCGCGGTTTGCCTACAACCAGGGACCAACGACACAACAGAAAGGCTACAAACCTCAGCAGTATGACTCTACTCCTCTGAACTCTGAAACCAGCCCCACACCTCCTCCTAAGGCAGAAGCCCCCTCGCCCTCCCCTGCTGACGTTCCGAAACTTGCACCCGCCAGAGATGACCAACAGGAGGATGATCCTGCCATGCGGCCGCAGTCAGTCCTAACACGGGTCAAGATGTTTGAGAACAAACGCTCCGTGTCCGTGGACCGCGCCAGAGATGCAGCAGATCCACCTGGAAGCAAG gCAGCCGATTTACCCTTGAAAGCAGGTGGAGTCATCCCTAAGGCGAATTCTCTGAGTAACCTGGATCAAGAAAAGACTTTTAG AGCTCCAGAGCCACAGTCCAAGGTGGCTGACGACATCGTGCGCTCCAACCATTATGACCCTGATGAGGATGAGGACTACTACAGGAAACAGTTGTCTTATTTTGACAAACTTCAGACCGGCCCCACCAAACCACAAGCACAAACAACGCACAGCTACCCCAG GATGGAGTCAGTAGAGAAACCAAGTCCAGTGGAGAAAAAATATGAACCAGTTCCCCAGGTGACACCGTCTCTGCCACCAGCCACACTGCCCAAACCCTCAACTGAAG cCAAGCCTCCTGCCCGAGAAGACACtgtccagaccaactttctgcctcACAAGAGTTTTCCTGAGAAGGCTCCAGTTAATGGCACAAGTGAACAGCCTCCAAAGACCGGGGCTCCACCTACATCCAGCTACAACCGCTACGTGCCCAAGCCCTACACCACCTCTGCCAGGCCTTTTGCACGGATGTTTGACAGTCCAAAATTCAACCACAACCTTCTTCCCAATGACAAGCCGGAGATTGCTCCAAAG GGTCGGAGCTCTAGTCCAGTGAAGCCTCCCCCGCAGCCCCAGAACGCAGACCACGACAGTGGCCTGGACACTTTCACACGCACTATGGACCACAGACCCAAATATCAGCACAACAATGTCAACGCTGTGCCTAAGGCCATCCCTGTGAG CCCCAGTGCCctggaggatgatgatgatgaagatgagggCCACACAGTGGTCGCAACAGCTCGTGGTATCTTCAACAGCAACGGTGGCGTTCTGAGCTCCATTGAAACTGGTGTCAGCATAATTATCCCGCAGGGCGCCATCCCTGAAGGTGTGGAGCAGGAGATCTACTTTAAGGTCTGTCGAGACAACAGCATCCTGCCACCGCTGGACAAGGAGAAAG GAGAGACTCTGCTCAGCCCACTGGTGATGTGTGGACCTCATGGCCTCAAGTTTTTGAAGCCTGTGGAGCTACGCTTACCTCACTGTGCGTCAATGACCCCTGATGGTTGGTCTTTTGCTCTAAAATCCTCCGACTCCTCGTCGG GTGACCCAAAAAGCTGGCAGAACAAGTCTCTCCCCGGAGATCCCAACTACCTGGTGGGAGccaactgtgtgtctgtgctcatTGACCACTTTTAA